A section of the Verrucomicrobium sp. GAS474 genome encodes:
- a CDS encoding ATP-binding protein — MDLKKAQSDIDGSVVALRAFSFWAAFLLIVFSSLILFGWATDNAVLKGTAFGPHPTKPAICLLLILSGIGVLGLHLREWRLAERVGMAASLLTFVLGLSTFTIWHMGWQTPYDGLGFHGREGEIVRVSGGSLFFVLNGMALVFLFARMDRLAQILSLAALWLGFYLLIGFFYRISPEEMSLFFHPSPYGGVMMTLLSAAVLAAKPSVGLMREIVHRNPGGGIARWLLPCGILFPTLIGALFIRQIAAGHMSPASAAGIGITAGVALFCFVIWLNARRLNLVYDRLARRERLYQVLSECSQDIVHIRERVALFDSICRSAVGTGGFQAAWMGTVADGGYRLVVLAACGEGVRAWIDRSVLCGVWGEPLWESLSKGTPAILNDGREYRKKTPWRTLPVEVRPGSIAIFPIRCRGMIVALYVLHAARPGAFDAEHTALLTEVANDVSHALDLIEDRNARLRAEEQLQTATRRLNEALSKNPTLFYALRFEAGHLISTYISENIRQMVGYTPEEALKPGWFWGNIHPDDAARVRAGDIAAQTPGRESDARDFRFRTKDGEWRTIRDERRIVSNAAGKPVEIIGAWSDVTERLQLEEQFRQAQKFDAVGRLAGGVAHDFNNILTVIEGHAWILESCIDPESQGAMAESTREIFLATKRATRLTRQLLAFSRKQEIKPQPLSLNDVVEEMSKMLRRSAGEHIEMAVQIDPTIPVVLADEGMVEQILLNLVVNARDAMPKGGKITIVTAQVDLGGNEDGLLDPAPPGPYVRLCVIDTGTGIAPEHLTKIFEPFFTTKAADKGTGLGLATVRNIVRQHQGAIRLSSTLGEGTKFQIYFPVGEDVGAAHTTKRKAPARPADLEGKGTLLVMEDDPGVRTLTRAICQRLGYRVVEAATGSEAIDLFDKHAGEIDLLIADIVLPGNLNGKEAADILRARNPRLPVIFTSGYEINFAEYGMNDEDQRRFLRKPCPSEDLARAIRECLSPKVA; from the coding sequence GACAATGCGGTGCTGAAGGGAACCGCCTTCGGCCCCCATCCGACGAAGCCGGCGATCTGCCTCCTGCTGATCCTCTCGGGGATCGGCGTCCTCGGCCTCCACCTGCGGGAGTGGCGGCTGGCGGAACGGGTCGGGATGGCGGCCTCGCTCCTCACCTTCGTCCTCGGCCTCTCTACCTTCACGATCTGGCACATGGGCTGGCAGACGCCCTACGACGGCCTCGGCTTCCACGGCAGGGAGGGGGAGATCGTCCGGGTCTCGGGCGGCTCGCTCTTCTTCGTCCTCAACGGCATGGCGCTGGTCTTCCTCTTCGCCCGGATGGACCGGCTGGCGCAGATCCTTTCCCTGGCGGCGCTCTGGCTCGGCTTTTACCTGCTGATCGGTTTCTTCTACCGGATCTCCCCGGAGGAGATGAGCCTCTTCTTCCATCCCTCGCCCTACGGCGGGGTGATGATGACCCTCCTCTCGGCGGCGGTGCTGGCGGCGAAGCCCTCCGTCGGCCTGATGCGGGAGATCGTCCACCGGAATCCCGGCGGCGGGATCGCCCGGTGGCTGCTGCCGTGCGGCATCCTCTTCCCGACGCTGATCGGGGCCCTCTTCATCCGGCAGATCGCGGCGGGGCACATGTCCCCGGCCTCGGCGGCGGGGATCGGGATCACGGCGGGGGTCGCCCTCTTCTGCTTCGTCATCTGGCTCAACGCGCGGCGGCTGAACCTCGTCTACGACCGCCTCGCCCGGCGGGAACGGCTCTACCAGGTCCTCAGCGAGTGCAGCCAGGACATCGTCCACATCCGGGAGCGGGTCGCCCTCTTCGACAGCATCTGCCGGAGCGCGGTGGGGACGGGCGGCTTCCAGGCGGCGTGGATGGGGACCGTCGCCGACGGCGGGTACCGCCTCGTCGTCCTCGCGGCGTGCGGCGAGGGCGTCCGGGCGTGGATCGACCGCTCCGTCCTCTGCGGCGTCTGGGGGGAGCCCCTCTGGGAGAGCCTCTCCAAGGGGACCCCCGCGATCCTCAACGACGGGCGCGAGTACCGGAAGAAAACCCCGTGGCGGACCCTCCCCGTCGAGGTCCGGCCCGGCTCGATCGCGATCTTCCCGATCCGGTGCCGGGGGATGATCGTCGCGCTCTACGTCCTCCACGCCGCGCGGCCCGGGGCCTTCGACGCGGAGCACACCGCCCTCCTCACCGAGGTGGCGAACGACGTCTCCCACGCCCTCGACCTCATCGAGGACCGCAACGCCCGCCTCCGTGCCGAGGAGCAGCTCCAGACCGCGACGCGGCGGCTGAACGAGGCCCTCTCGAAGAACCCGACCCTCTTCTACGCCCTCCGCTTCGAGGCGGGCCACCTGATCAGCACCTACATCAGCGAGAACATCCGGCAGATGGTCGGCTACACGCCGGAGGAGGCGCTGAAGCCGGGCTGGTTCTGGGGGAACATCCATCCCGACGACGCGGCCCGCGTCCGCGCCGGGGACATCGCCGCCCAGACGCCGGGCCGCGAGAGCGACGCCCGGGACTTCCGCTTCCGCACGAAGGACGGGGAGTGGCGGACGATCCGCGACGAGCGGCGCATCGTCTCGAACGCGGCGGGGAAGCCGGTCGAGATCATCGGCGCGTGGAGCGACGTCACCGAGCGCCTCCAGCTGGAGGAGCAGTTCCGGCAGGCGCAGAAATTCGACGCCGTGGGGCGGCTCGCGGGCGGCGTCGCCCACGATTTCAACAACATCCTCACCGTCATCGAGGGCCACGCGTGGATCCTCGAAAGCTGCATCGATCCCGAGAGCCAGGGCGCGATGGCCGAGTCGACGCGGGAAATCTTCCTCGCGACGAAGCGGGCCACCCGCCTCACCCGCCAGCTCCTCGCCTTCAGCCGGAAGCAGGAGATCAAGCCCCAGCCGCTCTCCCTCAACGACGTCGTCGAGGAGATGTCGAAGATGCTCCGGCGCAGCGCCGGGGAACACATCGAGATGGCCGTCCAGATCGACCCGACGATCCCCGTCGTCCTCGCCGACGAGGGGATGGTCGAGCAGATCCTCCTGAACCTCGTCGTCAACGCCCGGGACGCCATGCCGAAGGGAGGGAAGATCACCATCGTCACCGCCCAGGTCGACCTCGGCGGGAACGAGGACGGCCTCCTCGATCCGGCCCCGCCCGGCCCCTACGTCCGCCTCTGCGTCATCGACACCGGCACCGGCATCGCCCCGGAACACCTCACGAAGATCTTCGAGCCCTTCTTCACCACGAAGGCAGCCGACAAGGGGACCGGCCTCGGCCTCGCCACGGTGCGGAACATCGTCCGCCAGCACCAGGGCGCGATCCGTCTCTCCAGCACCCTCGGCGAGGGGACGAAGTTCCAGATCTACTTCCCCGTCGGCGAGGATGTCGGCGCGGCCCATACGACGAAGCGGAAAGCCCCCGCCCGTCCCGCCGACCTCGAAGGCAAGGGGACGCTCCTCGTCATGGAGGACGATCCCGGCGTCCGCACGCTGACCCGGGCGATCTGCCAGCGCCTCGGCTACCGCGTCGTCGAGGCCGCGACGGGCTCCGAGGCGATCGACCTCTTCGACAAGCACGCCGGGGAGATCGACCTCCTCATCGCCGACATCGTCCTGCCGGGGAACCTGAACGGGAAGGAGGCCGCCGACATCCTCCGCGCCCGCAATCCCCGCCTCCCGGTCATCTTCACGAGCGGGTACGAGATCAACTTCGCCGAATACGGGATGAACGACGAGGACCAGCGGCGGTTCCTCCGGAAGCCGTGCCCCTCCGAGGATCTCGCCCGGGCGATCCGGGAATGTCTTTCGCCCAAGGTCGCCTAG
- a CDS encoding amidohydrolase family protein — protein MSAVNTSGTFVARHYRTEEAFSFAIAEGRYVSIEPLKEKAPEAPLLAPGLVDLQINGFGGVDFNRAEGLTPERWKQACRVLLAHGCTAFLATLITHSADETDALLALLAARISETPFNCIGIHLEGPFLNPDPGTRGAHDPARMIPADEALFARWQKTAGGRIRLITLAPEIAPELSLPFIRARVAEGVRISIGHSLAMGDVLREAVAAGASCWTHLGNAMPRQVDKFDNVILHALAEENLFASLIPDGAHLPRHAFRALARALGPRLLLTTDAMAGAGMLPPAPSAEPATVTLGYQTVALDERGCAVLPGSRRLAGSTLLPFSGVFTAATLSGLPWADCWDAFSLRPAQWIGHDARVKVGNRADFALFRFDAEGGMGQYDICQQGKSFRDS, from the coding sequence GTGTCCGCTGTTAACACCTCTGGTACCTTCGTCGCCCGTCATTACCGGACCGAGGAAGCTTTCTCTTTCGCGATTGCCGAGGGACGGTATGTCTCCATCGAGCCCCTGAAGGAGAAAGCGCCCGAGGCTCCCCTCCTCGCTCCCGGCCTCGTCGATCTCCAGATCAACGGCTTCGGCGGCGTCGATTTCAACCGGGCCGAGGGGCTGACCCCCGAGAGGTGGAAACAAGCCTGCCGCGTCCTCCTGGCCCACGGCTGCACCGCCTTCCTGGCCACCCTCATCACCCATTCCGCCGACGAGACCGACGCCCTCCTCGCCCTCCTCGCCGCCCGGATCTCCGAGACGCCCTTCAACTGCATCGGCATCCACCTCGAAGGTCCCTTCCTCAACCCCGATCCCGGCACGCGCGGCGCCCACGACCCGGCCCGGATGATCCCGGCCGACGAGGCCCTCTTCGCCCGCTGGCAAAAGACCGCCGGAGGCCGCATCCGCCTCATCACCCTCGCCCCGGAGATCGCCCCCGAGCTCTCCCTTCCCTTCATCCGCGCCCGCGTCGCCGAGGGCGTCCGCATCTCGATCGGCCACTCCCTCGCGATGGGCGACGTCCTCCGCGAGGCCGTGGCGGCGGGGGCCTCGTGCTGGACCCACCTCGGCAACGCGATGCCGAGGCAGGTCGACAAATTCGACAATGTGATTCTCCACGCCCTGGCCGAGGAAAACCTCTTCGCCTCGCTGATCCCCGACGGCGCCCACCTTCCCCGCCACGCCTTCCGAGCCTTGGCACGGGCGCTCGGCCCCCGCCTCCTCCTGACGACCGACGCGATGGCCGGAGCGGGAATGCTCCCGCCCGCCCCCTCCGCCGAGCCCGCCACCGTCACCCTCGGCTACCAGACCGTCGCCCTCGACGAACGGGGCTGCGCCGTCCTGCCCGGCTCCCGGCGGCTGGCGGGCTCCACGCTCCTTCCCTTCTCCGGCGTCTTCACCGCCGCCACCCTCTCCGGACTGCCGTGGGCCGATTGCTGGGACGCCTTCTCCCTCCGCCCGGCCCAGTGGATCGGCCACGACGCCCGCGTGAAGGTGGGAAACCGTGCCGACTTCGCCCTCTTCCGCTTCGACGCCGAGGGCGGCATGGGCCAGTACGACATCTGCCAGCAGGGAAAATCATTCCGGGATTCATGA
- a CDS encoding YebC/PmpR family DNA-binding transcriptional regulator, translating into MGRQWLLAKREVASLRKSQSSGKYLREISVAAKHGGADPANNARLHAAIEKAKKESVPKDNIDRAIKKGAGIGDEKLVLEQIAFEGYAPHKIPVIVEVLTDNNNRTAPEIRTLFRKGQLGAGGSNKFLFDHVGLVEAYHPDAAADIEGAAIEAGANEVEALTHEGHEDIPEGVAGARFIAERTALHTVSQWLAANGWKVVTSEIGYIAKSFPEISAEHRAEVGEFLQALEDHDDVHRVWAALK; encoded by the coding sequence ATGGGACGTCAATGGCTCTTGGCAAAACGGGAGGTCGCCTCCCTCCGCAAATCGCAGAGCTCGGGGAAGTATCTCCGGGAAATCTCGGTCGCCGCGAAGCACGGCGGCGCCGACCCGGCGAACAATGCCCGCCTCCACGCCGCCATCGAAAAGGCGAAGAAGGAGAGCGTCCCGAAGGACAACATCGACCGCGCCATCAAGAAGGGCGCCGGGATCGGCGACGAGAAGCTCGTCCTCGAGCAGATCGCCTTCGAGGGCTACGCCCCGCACAAGATCCCCGTCATCGTCGAGGTGCTGACCGACAACAACAACCGGACTGCGCCCGAGATCCGCACCCTCTTCCGCAAGGGCCAGCTCGGCGCGGGCGGGAGCAACAAGTTCCTCTTCGACCACGTCGGCCTCGTCGAGGCCTACCATCCCGACGCCGCCGCCGACATCGAGGGCGCGGCCATCGAGGCCGGGGCGAACGAGGTCGAGGCGCTGACCCACGAGGGCCACGAGGACATCCCCGAAGGCGTCGCCGGAGCCCGCTTCATCGCGGAACGGACCGCCCTCCACACCGTTTCCCAGTGGCTCGCCGCCAACGGCTGGAAAGTCGTCACGAGCGAGATCGGCTACATCGCGAAGAGCTTCCCCGAAATCAGCGCCGAGCACCGCGCCGAAGTCGGCGAATTCCTCCAGGCGCTCGAAGACCACGACGACGTCCATCGCGTCTGGGCCGCGCTGAAGTAG
- a CDS encoding AcvB/VirJ family lysyl-phosphatidylglycerol hydrolase produces the protein MMHRLLVLLLLFLPAFLHGQKSDGVRTTLPVQLAHAVFTVHDLPPPGTTPAPAVILLFTGKGDWTLWEDRVGGHLAKMGYYVLGIETVRYASVKGGDYAPDDFAADLERIVEAAPPAFVARNAPIFLLGRGLGAAAALGGAAVPPPPPRLAGLIVTDVPERGRYGYHLRDRIPFLAPGGEGTFTIKEAAAKLGTGQSALAVAQLHPDDGYFDTTSWLSAVQGPKKTIAYARGWKNFGVATPAFIRALDEAVAWQLSVHTLRTELEQGAAPPPAGP, from the coding sequence ATGATGCACCGCCTCCTCGTCCTCCTGCTCCTTTTCCTCCCCGCGTTCCTCCACGGGCAGAAGAGCGACGGCGTCCGCACCACCCTCCCCGTCCAGCTCGCCCACGCCGTCTTCACCGTCCACGACCTCCCGCCGCCCGGGACGACGCCCGCCCCGGCGGTGATCCTCCTCTTCACCGGGAAGGGCGATTGGACGTTGTGGGAAGACCGGGTCGGCGGCCATCTGGCCAAGATGGGCTATTACGTCCTCGGCATCGAGACGGTCCGCTACGCCTCGGTGAAAGGGGGCGACTATGCGCCCGACGACTTTGCCGCCGACCTGGAGCGGATCGTCGAGGCGGCACCCCCCGCCTTCGTCGCCCGCAACGCGCCGATCTTCCTGCTGGGCCGGGGCCTCGGCGCGGCGGCGGCCCTCGGCGGCGCGGCCGTACCGCCGCCCCCGCCCCGCCTCGCCGGGCTCATCGTCACCGACGTCCCGGAACGGGGCCGCTACGGCTATCACCTGCGGGACCGCATCCCCTTCCTCGCCCCCGGCGGCGAAGGGACCTTCACGATCAAGGAGGCGGCGGCGAAACTCGGCACGGGGCAAAGCGCCCTCGCCGTCGCCCAGCTCCACCCCGACGACGGCTACTTCGACACGACGTCGTGGCTCTCCGCCGTCCAGGGACCGAAAAAGACCATCGCCTACGCCCGGGGCTGGAAAAACTTCGGCGTCGCCACGCCTGCCTTCATCCGCGCCCTCGACGAGGCCGTGGCGTGGCAGCTGTCGGTCCACACGCTGCGGACGGAATTGGAACAGGGGGCGGCGCCTCCCCCCGCCGGGCCGTAG
- a CDS encoding NUDIX hydrolase: MSRLRKRDRAQIGAPATAHSGAKIIARGNALRGNAPFTLPTGTAKGKTVPKAAATKPKAKADPQKTMSVMAWIEDAFGNILLVKQLRGRGMWALPGGKVRQKESLLGALRREVKEELGVEIDVATPIDLYDRPQKGAVVVLFRVILRQKTRVKAVKTAKGKATSPFNPRAGEIAACLFHRKPPLDATPSLSYFWKRAQRTFEPLSLFR, translated from the coding sequence ATGTCACGTCTTCGCAAGCGCGATCGGGCGCAAATCGGCGCTCCTGCCACGGCGCATTCCGGCGCCAAGATCATCGCGCGCGGCAACGCCCTTCGCGGCAATGCGCCCTTCACCCTTCCCACCGGGACGGCCAAGGGGAAGACCGTGCCGAAGGCCGCCGCAACGAAGCCGAAGGCGAAGGCCGATCCGCAGAAGACCATGTCGGTCATGGCCTGGATCGAGGACGCCTTCGGGAACATCCTCCTCGTGAAGCAGCTCCGCGGACGCGGCATGTGGGCCCTCCCCGGCGGCAAGGTCCGGCAGAAGGAATCGCTCCTCGGCGCGCTCCGCCGCGAGGTGAAGGAGGAACTCGGCGTCGAGATCGACGTCGCCACTCCCATCGATCTTTACGACCGCCCGCAGAAGGGGGCCGTCGTCGTCCTCTTCCGCGTCATCCTCCGGCAGAAGACCCGGGTCAAGGCTGTGAAGACCGCGAAGGGAAAGGCCACCTCGCCCTTCAACCCTCGCGCCGGGGAGATCGCCGCCTGCCTCTTCCACCGGAAGCCGCCCCTCGACGCAACGCCTTCTCTTTCCTATTTCTGGAAACGGGCGCAGCGGACCTTCGAGCCCCTTTCGCTCTTCCGCTAA
- a CDS encoding ParB/RepB/Spo0J family partition protein — translation MAGKGLGRGLSALIGAGAQGLASPQPQFEKGETVRRIPLEQIVPSPFQPRKNFAPEQLAELVESVREKGIIQPLVVRLVGGKYELIAGERRWRASQAAGLKEAPVIVRAASDREVLELALIENLQRADLDPVEEAEAYALLINQFRLTQEQVAQRVGKSRANVANALRLLTLSEDLRSWVSGGRLSVGHAKVILGLPDKETQAKVADRVLKDNLTVRATEKLVESLRPRSGSGSAAKGSGAKAKAPAPVTEAAWADLEKRLQRALGTRVRLAGTNQAGKVVIEYFSADELDRLLKALGVTEL, via the coding sequence ATGGCAGGAAAAGGACTCGGGCGCGGATTGAGCGCCCTCATCGGAGCAGGCGCCCAGGGACTCGCCTCCCCCCAACCTCAGTTCGAGAAGGGGGAGACCGTCCGGCGCATCCCGTTGGAGCAGATCGTCCCCAGCCCCTTCCAGCCCCGGAAGAACTTCGCCCCGGAGCAGCTCGCCGAGCTCGTCGAGTCGGTGCGGGAAAAGGGGATCATCCAGCCCCTCGTCGTCCGCCTCGTCGGCGGGAAGTACGAGCTGATCGCCGGGGAACGCCGCTGGCGCGCCTCCCAGGCCGCCGGGCTGAAGGAAGCCCCCGTCATCGTCCGCGCGGCGAGCGACCGGGAAGTCCTCGAACTCGCCCTCATCGAGAACCTCCAACGGGCCGACCTCGACCCCGTCGAGGAGGCCGAGGCCTATGCCCTCCTCATCAACCAATTCCGCCTCACCCAGGAGCAGGTCGCCCAGCGCGTCGGCAAGAGCCGCGCCAACGTGGCCAACGCCCTCCGCCTCCTCACCCTCTCCGAAGACCTCCGCAGCTGGGTCTCCGGCGGCCGCCTCAGCGTCGGCCACGCCAAGGTCATCCTCGGCCTTCCCGACAAGGAGACGCAGGCGAAGGTCGCCGACCGCGTCCTGAAGGACAACCTCACCGTCCGGGCGACCGAGAAACTCGTCGAGTCGCTCCGCCCCCGCTCCGGTTCCGGAAGCGCGGCCAAGGGCTCCGGCGCGAAGGCCAAGGCCCCCGCGCCCGTCACCGAGGCCGCCTGGGCCGACCTCGAAAAACGGCTTCAGCGCGCCCTCGGCACCCGCGTCCGCCTGGCCGGGACGAACCAGGCCGGGAAGGTCGTCATCGAGTACTTCTCGGCCGACGAGCTCGACCGGTTGTTGAAGGCCCTCGGCGTGACCGAATTGTAA
- a CDS encoding DUF4886 domain-containing protein, whose translation MSLPRLLGFGLLLFLPLIPLRSEESAPAPLRVLAVGNSFSQNVFAYLPQFAKAGGKSVSLLIAYKGGCSLKEHADAYAAAENDPASPAACIYSGTQWFEEGHPAAAGTKSFNLIDALKKEKWDIVTIQQYSALSYKPETYEPYAGQVVAAIRKYAPQAEIVIHETWAYRDDDPLFRKGDFTPALMQEQLKAAYAKLAAAYHFRTVPVGDAFAAARVLPRWTFAPDAAFDFAHPAEGALPQEKAGLHNGYRGAKDPKTGVYAVHLDGHHANKDGEYLGAAVFYEALFGGNVEEVAFVPPNGSLTPEDAATLRHIAHQAVRAQKAAEAAIVPATAASAPSTQ comes from the coding sequence ATGTCCCTTCCCCGTCTGCTCGGTTTCGGCCTCCTTCTTTTCCTCCCCCTCATCCCGCTCCGCTCCGAGGAGTCGGCCCCGGCCCCGCTGCGGGTCCTCGCCGTCGGGAACAGCTTTTCCCAGAATGTCTTCGCCTACCTTCCCCAGTTCGCCAAGGCGGGCGGGAAGTCGGTCTCCCTCCTGATCGCCTACAAGGGCGGCTGCTCCCTGAAGGAACACGCCGACGCCTATGCCGCCGCCGAGAACGATCCGGCCTCGCCCGCGGCCTGCATCTATTCGGGAACGCAGTGGTTCGAGGAAGGGCATCCTGCGGCGGCGGGGACGAAGAGCTTCAACCTGATCGACGCGCTGAAGAAGGAAAAGTGGGACATCGTCACGATCCAGCAGTACAGCGCCCTCAGCTACAAGCCCGAGACTTACGAGCCCTACGCCGGGCAGGTGGTCGCGGCGATCCGCAAGTACGCGCCGCAGGCCGAGATCGTGATCCACGAGACCTGGGCCTATCGCGACGACGATCCGCTCTTCAGGAAGGGCGACTTCACCCCCGCGCTGATGCAGGAGCAGTTGAAGGCCGCCTACGCGAAGCTCGCCGCCGCCTATCACTTCCGCACGGTCCCCGTCGGCGACGCCTTCGCCGCCGCCCGCGTGCTGCCCCGCTGGACCTTCGCGCCCGATGCCGCCTTCGATTTCGCCCATCCCGCCGAGGGGGCGTTGCCGCAGGAAAAAGCAGGGCTCCACAACGGCTACCGGGGCGCGAAGGACCCGAAGACCGGCGTTTACGCCGTCCATCTCGACGGCCATCACGCGAACAAGGACGGGGAATACCTCGGCGCGGCGGTCTTCTACGAGGCCCTCTTCGGCGGGAACGTCGAGGAGGTCGCCTTCGTCCCCCCGAATGGCAGCCTCACGCCCGAGGACGCCGCCACGCTCCGCCACATCGCCCACCAGGCGGTCCGGGCGCAGAAGGCCGCCGAGGCCGCGATCGTCCCCGCTACCGCAGCTTCCGCCCCCTCCACGCAATAA
- a CDS encoding TIM barrel protein: MLTPGLVSVTFRPLSPAEIIALVVRSGLKAIEWGGDIHVPADGSGTAAEVGRMTRDAGLLVSSYGSYYRVGEGQPFEPVLAAAVALGAPAIRVWSGAISSAEATEADRERVAADYRRIAALAAAQGLVVANEFHDHTLTDDAPTTLAMFDRVGPAAPNLRSYWQPRHGQPVEVGLGEIAALSGSGRLANIHAFHWWPSPSERHPLAAGRDRWLAFLRRIAGVPGDRFVLLEFTVGDAPESFLADAVVLRELLAEVG; the protein is encoded by the coding sequence ATGCTCACCCCCGGCCTCGTCTCCGTCACGTTCCGCCCGCTTTCCCCCGCCGAGATCATCGCCCTCGTCGTCCGTTCCGGGCTGAAGGCGATCGAATGGGGAGGCGACATCCACGTCCCCGCCGACGGCTCCGGGACCGCCGCCGAGGTCGGCCGCATGACGCGGGACGCCGGGCTCCTCGTCTCCTCCTACGGCTCCTATTACCGCGTCGGCGAGGGGCAGCCCTTCGAGCCGGTCCTCGCGGCGGCGGTCGCCCTCGGCGCTCCCGCCATCCGCGTCTGGTCGGGCGCGATCTCCTCCGCCGAGGCGACCGAGGCCGACCGCGAGCGCGTCGCCGCCGACTACCGCCGCATCGCCGCCCTCGCCGCCGCGCAGGGCCTCGTCGTCGCCAACGAGTTTCACGACCACACGCTGACCGACGACGCCCCGACGACCCTCGCGATGTTCGACCGGGTCGGCCCCGCCGCGCCGAATCTCCGCAGCTACTGGCAGCCCCGCCACGGCCAGCCCGTCGAGGTCGGCCTCGGGGAGATCGCGGCGCTTTCCGGCTCCGGCCGCCTCGCCAACATCCACGCCTTCCACTGGTGGCCGTCGCCGTCGGAGCGCCATCCCCTCGCCGCCGGGCGCGATCGGTGGCTCGCCTTCCTGCGCCGGATCGCCGGGGTGCCGGGGGACCGCTTCGTCCTCCTCGAGTTCACCGTCGGGGACGCCCCGGAGTCGTTCCTGGCCGATGCCGTCGTCCTGCGGGAGCTGCTTGCCGAAGTCGGCTAG